A genome region from Nicotiana tabacum cultivar K326 chromosome 13, ASM71507v2, whole genome shotgun sequence includes the following:
- the LOC107800877 gene encoding protein PLASTID MOVEMENT IMPAIRED 1-RELATED 1: MLSRMDSRKKIGEKTGNGKLLNDIEAISKALYLDKTQPRILMSTASSRSKSVGKARLPDPKSKSKDNNGRDLLDKDSNKKSIWSWKSLKSLTHVKNRRFNCGFSLQVHCIEGLPPFFDDLSLVVHWRRRDGELMTYPVVVCEGIAEFEEQLSYTCSIYGSRNGPHHSAKYEAKHCLLYAAVYGTPELDLGKHRVDLTRLLPLTLEELEDEKSSGKWTTSYRLSGKAKGATMNVSFGYHIVGNGNTSAMLPSNRDVRNLKQSSSSAAKLLAQSEQSDELSIIRRAGSLPPRSSTSQQYAEEVKDLHEVLPMRSSDLSKSVEVLYQKLKEEKLEVSDIDVSSNAVESLKPELSLLSEPGKGSVENECEFSVIEQGIELPLKELEQKEDDSVKTIDYPVLERHVPASTVKMPIEEEAQPELLDKGLDSANDLLPVNASNFETEELIMKELVSALYNVSDLANEGLDSQEHDNEVINHDSYLDAKANYREVRKGKSLSMDYVTESVASDFLDMLGIEHSPFGPSSESEPDSPRELLLRQFEKDTLASGCSLFNLDMGIEEIASDAPSGSQWTSISEEFGYSSAEPSYEEMPKIEIEAMSNKTRASTLEDLETEALMREWGLNEKSFQYSSPKSSSGFGSPIHMPPEDPYQLPPLGEGLGPLVQTENGGFLRSMNPAIFKNAKGGGNLIMQVSSPVVVPAEMGSGIIDILQHLASIGMEKLSMQASKLMPLEDITGKTMEQIAWGNAPSLEGPERQDLLHHEFEFGQNMASGRSKKGKSHGPMPSKLESSSTGTHMDAEYVSLEDLAPLAMDKIEALSIEGLRIQSGMSDEDAPSNISAQSISEFPAFEEQKINFGGAVGLEGAGGLQLLDIKDNGDEVDGLMGLSLTLDEWMRLDSGEIYDEDVISERTSKLLAAHHAISTDMFRGRSKGEKRRGKGKKCGLLGNNFTVALMVQLRDPLRNYEPVGTPMLALVQVERVFVPPKPKIYSTVSEVRNNNEDDDDDDEPPKKYPNVDIKEENITTEVEQIPQYKITEVHVAGLKTDQGKKKLWGSTTQEQSGSRWLLANGMGKKNKHPLMKSKAANKSSKAAASSATTTVKPGDTLWSISSRVHGTGAKWKEIAALNPHIRNPNVILPNETIRLK; the protein is encoded by the exons ATGTTATCAAGAATGGATTCTAGGAAGAAAATTGGTGAGAAGACTGGAAATGGGAAGTTGTTGAATGATATTGAAGCTATAAGTAAAGCCCTATATTTGGATAAAACCCAGCCTCGGATTTTGATGTCTACAGCTAGTAGTCGTTCTAAGTCTGTTGGGAAAGCCCGTTTACCCGACCCCAAATCGAAGAGCAAAGACAATAATGGTAGAGATTTGTTAGACAAGGATAGTAATAAGAAGTCCATATGGAGTTGGAAGAGCTTAAAGTCCTTAACTCATGTTAAAAACCGAAGGTTCAATTGCGGTTTTTCGCTTCAAGTCCATTGCATTGAAGGGCTGCCGCCATTTTTtgatgaccttagccttgtcgtcCATTGGAGGAGGCGAGATGGTGAGTTGATGACATATCCGGTTGTGGTTTGTGAAGGTATAGCTGAATTTGAGGAACAGTTGAGTTATACGTGTTCTATATATGGCAGTAGGAATGGTCCCCATCATTCAGCAAAGTATGAGGCAAAACATTGCTTGTTGTATGCTGCAGTTTATGGCACGCCTGAACTTGACTTGGGGAAGCATCGGGTTGACCTTACCAGGTTGCTTCCTCTTACATTAGAAGAATTGGAGGATGAGAAGAGCTCGGGTAAGTGGACAACTAGTTACCGGTTGTCAGGTAAGGCTAAAGGTGCAACCATGAATGTTAGTTTTGGGTATCACATAGTTGGGAATGGGAACACTTCTGCCATGCTTCCGAGCAATAGGGACGTTCGAAACTTGAAGCAGAGCAGTTCAAGTGCTGCAAAACTTCTTGCACAATCTGAGCAAAGTGATGAGCTGAGCATAATAAGGCGAGCTGGAAGCCTTCCTCCCCGGTCTTCTACTTCACAGCAGTACGCAGAAGAAGTAAAAGATCTTCATGAGGTTTTACCAATGCGTAGTTCTGACCTCTCCAAATCAGTAGAAGTTCTGTATCAGAAGCTCAAGGAAGAGAAGCTTGAAGTTTCAGATATTGATGTTTCCTCTAATGCTGTTGAGAGCCTCAAGCCAGAACTATCCTTGCTATCAGAACCTGGGAAGGGAAGTGTTGAAAACGAGTGTGAGTTTTCTGTGATTGAGCAAGGCATAGAACTGCCCttgaaggaactggagcaaaAAGAAGATGATTCTGTGAAAACTATTGATTACCCTGTGTTGGAGAGGCATGTACCTGCTAGTACTGTGAAGATGCCCATTGAAGAGGAGGCACAACCTGAACTATTGGACAAGGGTCTTGACAGTGCAAATGACCTACTTCCGGTGAATGCCAGCAATTTTGAGACAGAAGAATTAATTATGAAAGAATTGGTGTCTGCATTATACAATGTCTCTGACTTAGCAAACGAGGGATTAGATTCTCAAGAACATGACAATGAAGTTATAAATCATGATAGTTACTTGGATGCTAAAGCGAATTATAGAGAGGTTAGGAAGGGAAAATCCCTCAGCATGGATTACGTTACTGAATCCGTGGCTAGTGATTTCCTGGATATGCTAGGGATTGAGCATAGTCCATTTGGCCCAAGTTCCGAGAGCGAGCCTGATTCCCCAAGAGAACTATTATTGAGGCAATTTGAGAAGGACACTCTGGCTAGTGGCTGTTCTTTGTTTAACCTTGATATGGGCATTGAAGAAATTGCTTCTGATGCTCCAAGTGGATCTCAATGGACGAGCATCTCCGAGGAATTTGGTTATTCATCTGCCGAACCGTCATATGAGGAGATGCCCAAGATAGAAATTGAGGCAATGAGTAACAAAACAAGGGCTTCCACATTGGAGGACTTGGAGACGGAGGCTTTGATGCGTGAATGGGGCTTGAACGAGAAGTCGTTTCAATATTCTTCTCCCAAAAGTTCAAGTGGTTTTGGCAGCCCAATTCATATGCCTCCTGAAGACCCTTACCAATTACCTCCTCTTGGAGAAGGCTTGGGACCCTTGGTACAGACTGAAAATGGAGGATTTTTAAGGTCAATGAATCCTGCAATTTTCAAGAATGCTAAGGGTGGAGGGAATTTAATTATGCAGGTATCCAGTCCAGTGGTGGTGCCTGCGGAAATGGGTTCTGGTATAATTGACATACTGCAGCATTTGGCCTCCATTGGAATGGAAAAGCTCTCCATGCAGGCAAGTAAATTAATGCCTTTGGAAGATATAACTGGTAAGACAATGGAACAAATAGCCTGGGGAAATGCACCGAGTTTAGAAGGACCTGAAAG ACAAGATCTATTGCATCATGAATTTGAGTTTGGGCAAAACATGGCCAGCGGTCGGAGTAAAAAGGGAAAATCGCACGGACCAATGCCAAGTAAGTTGGAATCAAGTTCTACTGGGACTCATATGGACGCTGAATATGTATCCTTAGAAGACCTTGCTCCTTTGGCAATGGATAAAATTGAAGCCCTTTCGATTGAGGGTTTGAGAATACAGTCGGGCATGTCAGATGAGGATGCACCTTCAAACATCAGCGCTCAATCCATCAGTGAGTTTCCAGCCTTTGAGGAACAAAAGATCAATTTTGGTGGAGCTGTAGGTTTGGAAGGGGCAGGTGGATTGCAGCTTCTGGATATTAAAGACAATGGTGATGAAGTTGATGGGCTTATGGGCTTATCTCTAACACTTGATGAATGGATGAGGTTGGACTCGGGAGAAATATATGATGAAGATGTGATTAGCGAGCGAACCTCTAAACTGCTAGCAGCTCATCATGCTATCAGCACAGACATGTTTCGGGGCAGGTCGAAGGGAGAGAAGAGACGTGGAAAAGGTAAGAAGTGTGGTTTGTTGGGAAACAACTTTACAGTGGCACTAATGGTGCAGCTCCGTGATCCTTTACGGAATTATGAGCCGGTTGGTACACCTATGCTCGCACTTGTTCAGGTAGAGAGAGTGTTTGTACCACCTAAACCTAAGATATACAGCACAGTTTCTGAAGTTAGAAACAAcaatgaagatgatgatgatgatgatgagcctCCTAAGAAGTACCCGAATGTGGATATCAAAGAAGAGAATATCACCACCGAGGTTGAACAAATACCACAGTACAAAATAACCGAAGTGCATGTTGCAGGTTTGAAGACAGATCAAGGTAAAAAGAAATTATGGGGTTCCACAACTCAAGAACAGTCTGGCTCTCGTTGGTTGCTTGCTAATGGGATgggaaagaaaaataaacatCCATTAATGAAGTCAAAGGCTGCTAACAAATCTTCAAAGGCAGCTGCTTCATCAGCAACAACTACAGTGAAGCCTGGTGATACACTATGGAGTATATCTTCTAGGGTTCATGGTACAGGCGCTAAATGGAAGGAAATAGCAGCACTAAATCCACATATCCGAAATCCAAATGTTATATTGCCAAATGAAACAATCAGACTGAAGTAG